Proteins from a genomic interval of Medicago truncatula cultivar Jemalong A17 chromosome 3, MtrunA17r5.0-ANR, whole genome shotgun sequence:
- the LOC11422593 gene encoding protein YIPF1 homolog, producing the protein MEEDSRTSSSNTSHLLGSVPAVIVDQKNASNNQVPYANMQTFPPNSGGGGGGGQQGYQTLGTPTDAFGQQPANNWQGFFSVSSYTQYFNVDTDVVVNRLISSLNPVGDDFFAKIDANPDLYGLIWISTTLVFVLALLGNFATYLMEKHTNNRTSWSFDVSYVNTAAWSIYGYVIVVPLAYYFFLQYMGSNANLVRFWCLWGYSLTIFILSSFLLLIPVEILRWIIIILTGGASASFVSLNNYAIFKTQ; encoded by the exons ATGGAGGAAGATTCTCGTACCAGTAGCAGCAATACCAGCCATTTGCTCGGATCAGTTCCA GCTGTCATTGTTGATCAAAAGAATGCTTCAAACAATCAAG TCCCTTATGCAAATATGCAAACATTCCCTCCCAATAGTGGAGGCGGAGGCGGTGGTGGACAACAGGGATATCAAACTCTTGGAACTCCAACTG ATGCTTTTGGGCAACAGCCAGCTAATAACTGGCAGGGATTCTTTAGTGTCTCATCGTACACACAGTATTTCAACGTGGATACAGACGTTGTCGTGAACAGATTGATAAGCTCCTTGAATCCAGTCGGTGATGACTTTTTTGCCAAGATAGATGCTAACCCTGATCT GTATGGGCTTATATGGATCTCAACAACATTGGTTTTTGTACTTGCCTTACTTGGAAATTTTGCAACATACCTAATGGAAAAACATACAAATAACAGAACATCATGGAGCTTTGATGTTAGCTATGTGAATACGGCGGCATGGTCTATATATGGCTATGTGATAGTGGTCCCGTTGGCATACTACTTTTTCCTTCAGTATATGGGTTCAAATGCTAACCTTGTACGGTTTTGGTGCTTGTGGGGGTATTCCCTCACCATTTTCATCTTGTCTTCT TTTCTATTGCTTATTCCAGTTGAGATTCTTCGGTGGATCATAATAATCCTTACCGGTGGTGCCTCAGCTAGCTTCGTTTCTTTGAACAATTATGCCATATTCAAAACCCAATAA
- the LOC11430199 gene encoding folylpolyglutamate synthase isoform X2: MLRNHSLIPQTPLFLSSNPSFSIPFPRYNNSLILSTNTQSLSFTLQSKLYMAQEGDNGSPKSSPYEEALEALSSLITKRTRVGDVNMEERFLVLFEYLKMLELEEAISNLKIIHVAGTKGKGSTCTFTESILRNCGFRTGLFTSPHLIDIRERFRLDGVEICEEKFLAYFWWCYDRLKEKTDDKVPMPTFFHFLALLAFKIFSEEQVDVCIMEVGLGGKYDATNVVQKPIVCGITSLGYDHMEILGNTLGEIAGEKAGILKHRIPAFTVTQPDEAMDVLKEKASQLNVPLQVTSPLDAKLLNGLKLGLEGEHQYVNAGLAVALCSTWMNINGHLEESHLKQIQHTLPEQFINGLTTASLQGRAQIVRDEHVNNKISNELVFFLDGAHSPESMEACAKWFSLAIKDQNQTLFHQIADNSRFSNKVVKTHQSETQKSAQILLFNCMSVRDPQLLLPHLMKTCADHGVYFKKALFVPGLSMYHKIGSHALTPSDSNIDLSWQFTLQRVWENLMQGNKGKNNSAASEELAGMEMSVSNCEHSAVFSSLPLVINWLRDRVQQNQSTRFQVLVTGSIHLIGDVLKLVKK; the protein is encoded by the exons ATGCTCCGCAACCATTCCCTCATTCCTCAAACACCACTCTTTCTATCTTCCAATCCTTCATTCTCAATCCCCTTTCCTCGCTATAACAATTCTCTTATCCTTTCTACCAATACCCAATCTCTCTCTTTCACACTTCAATCCAAATTATACATGGCTCAAG AAGGAGATAATGGGTCTCCAAAATCATCGCCATATGAAGAAGCATTGGAAGCCTTGTCATCTTTGATTACTAAACGCACTCGTGTTGGTGATGTCAATATGGAGGAACGATTCCTCGTGTTATTCGAGTACTTAAAG ATGCTTGAATTGGAAGAGGCGATTTCGAATTTGAAGATTATCCATGTTGCTGGTACCAAAGGGAAG GGATCTACATGCACCTTCACAGAATCTATATTACGCAACTGTGGTTTTCGCACTGGCCTTTTCACTTCTCCTCATCTAATTGATATACGAGAAAGATTTCGTTTAGATGG TGTGGAAATCTGTGAAGAGAAATTTTTAGCATATTTCTGGTGGTGTTATGATAGACTAAAG GAAAAAACCGATGACAAAGTTCCAATGCCTACCTTTTTCCACTTCCTTGCTTTACTCGCCTTCAAGATATTTTCAGAAGAGCAG GTGGATGTTTGCATAATGGAGGTTGGGTTAGGTGGCAAATACGATGCAACAAATGTG GTGCAGAAACCTATTGTGTGTGGTATAACTTCTCTTGGGTATGACCACATGGAAATTCTTG GGAATACTCTTGGAGAAATTGCTGGTGAGAAGGCGGGAATCTTAAAG CATCGAATTCCAGCATTTACAGTTACTCAACCTGATGAAGCAATGGATGTACTTAAAGAGAAGGCTTCTCAGTTGAAC GTACCTCTTCAAGTGACATCCCCGTTAGATGCCAAATTACTAAATGGTTTAAAATTAGGGCTTGAAGGTGAGCACCAATATGTTAATGCTGGTCTTGCTGTTGCATTATGCTCTACATGGATGAATATAAATGGCCATCTTGAAGAGTCTCATTTGAAACAGATT CAACACACTTTGCCAGAGCAGTTCATAAACGGTTTAACAACTGCAAGTCTGCAAGGAAGAGCTCAGATTGTTCGTGACGAACATGTCAACAACAAAATCTCAAATGAACTTGTCTTCTTTTTAGATGGGGCTCATAGTCCTGAAAGCATGGAAGCATGTGCAAAGTGGTTTTCTCTTGCAATCAAAGACCAGAACCAGACCTTGTTTCATCAGATAGCTGATAATTCCAGGTTCTCAAATAAAGTGGTGAAGACGCACCAAAGTGAAACACAAAAATCTGCACAG attTTGCTGTTCAATTGTATGTCTGTACGCGATCCTCAGTTACTTCTTCCTCACTTGATGAAAACTTGTGCTGATCATG GTGTGTACTTCAAGAAGGCGCTATTTGTGCCTGGTTTATCAATGTACCACAAGATTGGATCCCATGCTTTAACACCAAGTGATTCTAACATTGACCTGTCATGGCAGTTCACTCTACAAAGAGTATGGGAAAATCTCATGCAAGGGAACAAAG GCAAGAATAATAGTGCAGCTTCTGAAGAATTAGCTGGTATGGAAATGAGTGTCAGCAATTGTGAACACAGTGCAGTGTTTTCCTCATTGCCACTGGTTATCAATTGGCTTAGGGACAGAGTGCAACAAAACCAGTCAACTCGCTTTCAG GTCCTTGTAACTGGTTCCATACATCTTATTGGTGATGTGTTGAAATTGGTAAAAAAGTGA
- the LOC11430199 gene encoding folylpolyglutamate synthase isoform X1, which translates to MLRNHSLIPQTPLFLSSNPSFSIPFPRYNNSLILSTNTQSLSFTLQSKLYMAQEGDNGSPKSSPYEEALEALSSLITKRTRVGDVNMEERFLVLFEYLKMLELEEAISNLKIIHVAGTKGKGSTCTFTESILRNCGFRTGLFTSPHLIDIRERFRLDGVEICEEKFLAYFWWCYDRLKEKTDDKVPMPTFFHFLALLAFKIFSEEQVDVCIMEVGLGGKYDATNVVQKPIVCGITSLGYDHMEILGNTLGEIAGEKAGILKHRIPAFTVTQPDEAMDVLKEKASQLNVPLQVTSPLDAKLLNGLKLGLEGEHQYVNAGLAVALCSTWMNINGHLEESHLKQIQHTLPEQFINGLTTASLQGRAQIVRDEHVNNKISNELVFFLDGAHSPESMEACAKWFSLAIKDQNQTLFHQIADNSRFSNKVVKTHQSETQKSAQILLFNCMSVRDPQLLLPHLMKTCADHGVYFKKALFVPGLSMYHKIGSHALTPSDSNIDLSWQFTLQRVWENLMQGNKAGKNNSAASEELAGMEMSVSNCEHSAVFSSLPLVINWLRDRVQQNQSTRFQVLVTGSIHLIGDVLKLVKK; encoded by the exons ATGCTCCGCAACCATTCCCTCATTCCTCAAACACCACTCTTTCTATCTTCCAATCCTTCATTCTCAATCCCCTTTCCTCGCTATAACAATTCTCTTATCCTTTCTACCAATACCCAATCTCTCTCTTTCACACTTCAATCCAAATTATACATGGCTCAAG AAGGAGATAATGGGTCTCCAAAATCATCGCCATATGAAGAAGCATTGGAAGCCTTGTCATCTTTGATTACTAAACGCACTCGTGTTGGTGATGTCAATATGGAGGAACGATTCCTCGTGTTATTCGAGTACTTAAAG ATGCTTGAATTGGAAGAGGCGATTTCGAATTTGAAGATTATCCATGTTGCTGGTACCAAAGGGAAG GGATCTACATGCACCTTCACAGAATCTATATTACGCAACTGTGGTTTTCGCACTGGCCTTTTCACTTCTCCTCATCTAATTGATATACGAGAAAGATTTCGTTTAGATGG TGTGGAAATCTGTGAAGAGAAATTTTTAGCATATTTCTGGTGGTGTTATGATAGACTAAAG GAAAAAACCGATGACAAAGTTCCAATGCCTACCTTTTTCCACTTCCTTGCTTTACTCGCCTTCAAGATATTTTCAGAAGAGCAG GTGGATGTTTGCATAATGGAGGTTGGGTTAGGTGGCAAATACGATGCAACAAATGTG GTGCAGAAACCTATTGTGTGTGGTATAACTTCTCTTGGGTATGACCACATGGAAATTCTTG GGAATACTCTTGGAGAAATTGCTGGTGAGAAGGCGGGAATCTTAAAG CATCGAATTCCAGCATTTACAGTTACTCAACCTGATGAAGCAATGGATGTACTTAAAGAGAAGGCTTCTCAGTTGAAC GTACCTCTTCAAGTGACATCCCCGTTAGATGCCAAATTACTAAATGGTTTAAAATTAGGGCTTGAAGGTGAGCACCAATATGTTAATGCTGGTCTTGCTGTTGCATTATGCTCTACATGGATGAATATAAATGGCCATCTTGAAGAGTCTCATTTGAAACAGATT CAACACACTTTGCCAGAGCAGTTCATAAACGGTTTAACAACTGCAAGTCTGCAAGGAAGAGCTCAGATTGTTCGTGACGAACATGTCAACAACAAAATCTCAAATGAACTTGTCTTCTTTTTAGATGGGGCTCATAGTCCTGAAAGCATGGAAGCATGTGCAAAGTGGTTTTCTCTTGCAATCAAAGACCAGAACCAGACCTTGTTTCATCAGATAGCTGATAATTCCAGGTTCTCAAATAAAGTGGTGAAGACGCACCAAAGTGAAACACAAAAATCTGCACAG attTTGCTGTTCAATTGTATGTCTGTACGCGATCCTCAGTTACTTCTTCCTCACTTGATGAAAACTTGTGCTGATCATG GTGTGTACTTCAAGAAGGCGCTATTTGTGCCTGGTTTATCAATGTACCACAAGATTGGATCCCATGCTTTAACACCAAGTGATTCTAACATTGACCTGTCATGGCAGTTCACTCTACAAAGAGTATGGGAAAATCTCATGCAAGGGAACAAAG CAGGCAAGAATAATAGTGCAGCTTCTGAAGAATTAGCTGGTATGGAAATGAGTGTCAGCAATTGTGAACACAGTGCAGTGTTTTCCTCATTGCCACTGGTTATCAATTGGCTTAGGGACAGAGTGCAACAAAACCAGTCAACTCGCTTTCAG GTCCTTGTAACTGGTTCCATACATCTTATTGGTGATGTGTTGAAATTGGTAAAAAAGTGA
- the LOC11411250 gene encoding NADH:quinone reductase, whose amino-acid sequence MGWRGLLGFEYGIIQAPLGPDISGPQLVAAVANAGALGLLRAPDWESPDYLRELIKQTRTLTDKPFGIGLVLAFPHEENLKVILDEKVAVLQTYWGDCTTELVAKAHSAGVKIVPQVGSFESAKQAIDAGADGIILQGREAGGHVIGQDNLISLVPRVVDLVGDRDIPVIAAGGIVDGRGYVAALALGAQGVCLGTRFLATEESNAHPIYKRKLVELNETEYTDVFGRARWPDAPHRVLQTPFFKDWRSLPAHESEANQPVIGHSTIHGVEKEIRRFAGTVPNMTTTGDLESMCMYAGQSVGLIKEILTAGEVIKRLVEGAQHIIQQNFK is encoded by the exons ATGGGTTGGAGAGGATTATTGGGTTTTGAATATGGCATAATTCAGGCACCACTAGGTCCTGATATCTCTGGTCCTCAACTTGTTGCTGCTGTTGCCAATGCTGGCGCTCTTGGCCTTCTCAGGGCCCCTGATTGG GAATCACCGGATTACTTGAGGGAGCTTATTAAGCAGACCAGGACCTTAACTGATAAACCCTTTGGGATTGGTTTAGTTCTAGCTTTTCCTCATGAGGAGAACTTGAAGGTCATTCTTGACGAAAAAGTTGCAGTATTGCAAACTTATTGGGGTGATTGTACAACGGAATTGGTTGCTAAGGCTCATTCAGCTGGGGTCAAAATTGTTCCACAA GTCGGAAGTTTCGAAAGTGCAAAACAGGCAATTGATGCAGGTGCCGATGGAATCATTCTGCAAGGACGTGAAGCAGGTGGTCATGTTATTGGTCAG gataatttaatttcattggTGCCGAGGGTGGTCGATCTTGTTGGGGACCGTGATATACCTGTTATTGCAGCTGGAGGAATTGTAGATGGTCGTGGTTATGTTGCTGCTCTAGCACTTGGTGCTCAAGGCGTCTGTCTAGGCACTAG GTTTCTTGCAACTGAAGAAAGCAATGCTCATCCTATATACAAAAGAAAGTTAGTTGAACTCAATGAAACTGAGTACACAGATGTATTTGGCAGGGCAAGGTGGCCCGATGCACCACATCGTGTCCTACAGACACCCTTCTTCAAAGACTGGAGATCCCTTCCAGCTCATGAAAGTGAAGCCAACCAACCTGTCATTGGCCATTCAACAATTCATGGAGTG GAGAAAGAGATACGTCGTTTTGCCGGTACAGTCCCAAACATGACAACTACAGGTGATCTTGAGAGCATGTGTATGTATGCTGGCCAAAGTGTTGGTCTCATCAAGGAAATTTTGACTGCTGGTGAAGTGATTAAGAGACTAGTTGAAGGGGCTCAACATATAATACAGCAAAACTTCAAGTAG
- the LOC11406661 gene encoding disease resistance protein RPM1 — MAEIAVSLVIDQLLPLLREEANLLRGVHKEFSDIKDELESIQAFLKDADKRAAAAEGVKTWVKQVREAAFRIEDIIDDYLIHVRQHPHDPGCVSLLHKIKTVIPRRRIASEIQDIKSSVREIKERSERYGFQRSFEQGSSNSRGSQNAKWHDPRAAALYVEEAEVVGYETQRDMLIDWLVKGRDERTVISVVGMGGQGKTTLTKKVFDNRNVIGHFDCRVWIIVSQSYTVEGLLRDMLLKFYKQNEEDPPKDIFQMDRGSLTDEVRNYLRLKRYVVVFDDVWSVHFWDDIEFAVIDNKNGSKIFITTRNLDVVLSCKKSSYIEVLELQPLNEQQSLELFNKKAFRFDHGGCCPKELIGIAYEIVKKCNGLPLAIVAIGGLLSAKEKNVFEWQRFSENLSLELMKDTHLVGIKEVLGLSYDDLPYSLKSCLLYFGIYPEDYEVKSKRLIRQWVAEGFVKEERGKTLEDVAEGYLTELIHRSLVQVSSVRVDGKAKGCRVHDLIRDMILEKFEDLNFCKLISEGGQSYLSGTFRRLSITTTSDDFIDRIESSHVRSILVITNEDSYLSFPRRIPTKYRWLRVLDYQFPRLLNVPKELGSLIHLKYLSLGYVTTGKIPKSIGMLQNLETLDLKATHVSELPKEISKLRKLRHLIGTGLSLIQLKDGIGEMTSLQTLRYVNLGMEGAVDVIKKLGKLKQIKDLGLLNVCREDYDILSSSINEMQHLEKLHVKSRSTDNDEFIDLNLISPPTKLRKLTLRGKLLKLPEWILELQNLVVLRLKLSCLTKDSMQSLKSLQHLLILSIGVGAYGGSHMYFQDGWFPKLKELYIGSSDELTDIIIDKGALSSIKMLQLYGLSNLKNITGIQHLEKLEVLLIRSMQVEVLQHNSPKDWNWIMEHVPLVEISRVDGKIIRNSRN, encoded by the coding sequence ATGGCAGAAATTGCAGTGTCTTTAGTTATTGATCAACTACTTCCACTGTTAAGGGAAGAAGCCAATCTGCTAAGAGGTGTTCACAAGGAATTTTCAGATATTAAAGATGAACTTGAAAGCATTCAAGCCTTTCTTAAAGATGCTGATAAAAGAGCTGCAGCAGCTGAAGGAGTCAAAACATGGGTGAAGCAGGTTAGGGAAGCAGCTTTTCGCATAGAAGATATCATCGATGATTATTTGATCCATGTGAGACAACATCCTCATGATCCTGGATGTGTATCTTTACTCCACAAGATTAAAACTGTGATCCCTCGTCGTCGAATAGCATCTGAGATTCAAGACATTAAGTCGTCTGTTCGTGAGATCAAGGAAAGAAGTGAAAGATATGGCTTCCAACGTTCTTTTGAACAAGGATCAAGCAATTCTAGAGGAAGCCAGAATGCTAAGTGGCACGATCCTCGAGCGGCTGCTCTTTACGTTGAGGAAGCTGAAGTTGTGGGCTATGAAACACAGAGAGACATGTTGATTGATTGGTTGGTAAAGGGAAGAGATGAGCGCACGGTAATTTCTGTAGTAGGCATGGGAGGGCAAGGTAAAACCACTCTTACGAAGAAAGTTTTTGACAACAGGAATGTCATTGGACACTTTGATTGTCGTGTATGGATCATAGTGTCTCAATCATATACTGTTGAAGGGTTGTTGAGGGACATGTTGCTAAAGTTTTACAAACAAAACGAAGAAGATCCTCCTAAGGATATTTTTCAAATGGATCGAGGGTCATTGACTGATGAAGTGAGAAACTACTTGCGGTTAAAAAGGTATGTCGTTGTGTTTGATGATGTTTGGAGTGTACATTTTTGGGATGATATTGAATTTGCTGtaattgataataaaaatgGAAGTAAGATATTTATCACAACAAGAAACCTAGATGTTGTGTTGTCTTGTAAAAAATCTTCTTATATTGAAGTGCTTGAGTTGCAACCTTTAAATGAACAACAATCTTTGGAGTTGTTCAATAAGAAGGCATTCAGATTTGACCATGGTGGTTGTTGTCCAAAGGAGCTCATTGGTATAGCTtatgaaattgttaaaaaatgtaacGGTTTACCGCTAGCAATTGTTGCCATTGGAGGACTTTTGTCTGCAAAAGAGAAAAATGTGTTTGAGTGGcaaagatttagtgagaatctAAGTTTAGAGCTAATGAAAGATACACATCTAGTTGGGATAAAAGAAGTTTTAGGCTTAAGTTACGATGATTTGCCTTACTCTCTCAAGTCATGCTTGTTGTATTTTGGAATATATCCAGAAGATTATGAAGTTAAATCAAAGAGATTGATTCGACAATGGGTAGCTGAAGGGTTCGTGAAGGAGGAAAGAGGGAAGACTTTGGAAGACGTTGCAGAAGGATATTTAACAGAGTTGATCCATAGAAGCTTGGTGCAAGTATCTTCGGTTAGAGTTGATGGTAAAGCTAAAGGTTGTCGTGTTCATGATCTAATACGCGATATGATCCTTGAAAAATTTGAGGATTTAAATTTTTGCAAGCTTATCAGTGAAGGTGGACAATCATACTTAAGTGGAACATTTCGCCGCCTATCAATAACAACCACTTCTGATGACTTCATTGACCGTATTGAAAGTTCACATGTTCGGTCAATACTTGTTATTACAAATGAAGATTCATATTTATCCTTTCCAAGGAGAATTCCAACAAAATACAGGTGGTTGAGGGTTCTTGATTATCAATTTCCTCGATTGTTGAATGTTCCAAAAGAGTTGGGAAGTTTGATCCACTTGAAGTATTTAAGTTTGGGTTATGTAACAACAGGTAAAATCCCAAAATCCATTGGCATGCTCCAGAACCTAGAGACCTTGGATCTAAAGGCTACGCACGTTAGTGAGTTGCCAAAGGAGATTAGCAAGCTTAGAAAGCTAAGACATCTTATCGGCACTGGACTGTCTTTGATTCAGTTAAAGGATGGTATTGGAGAGATGACATCCCTACAAACGCTACGTTATGTTAATTTAGGTATGGAAGGAGCTGTAGATGTAATTAAAAAGTTAGGAAAGCTGAAGCAAATAAAGGATTTGGGGTTGCTTAATGTTTGTAGAGAAGATTACGACATTCTATCTTCCTCAATCAATGAAATGCAACACTTGGAGAAATTACATGTTAAATCAAGGTCAACAGATAACGATGAATTcattgatttgaatttgatttcacCGCCAACTAAGCTTCGAAAACTTACACTACGTGGGAAGCTACTGAAGTTGCCAGAGTGGATTTTAGAGCTTCAAAATCTTGTTGTGTTGAGGTTGAAGCTCTCATGTTTGACTAAAGATTCAATGCAATCTCTAAAAAGTTTGCAACACTTATTGATCCTCTCTATAGGCGTTGGTGCTTATGGAGGTTCACATATGTATTTTCAAGATGGATGGTTTCCGAAACTAAAAGAACTGTACATTGGATCTTCGGATGAATTGACAGATATTATTATCGACAAAGGAGCACTGTCTTCTATAAAAATGCTTCAGTTATACGGACTCTCTAATTTGAAGAATATCACCGGCATCCAACATTTAGAGAAGCTTGAAGTTCTCCTAATTCGGAGTATGCAAGTTGAAGTTTTGCAGCACAACTCTCCCAAGGATTGGAATTGGATCATGGAGCATGTGCCCCTTGTAGAAATCTCTAGAGTCGATGGAAAGATTATTCGGAACTCAAGGAATTAG